From the genome of Halorussus caseinilyticus, one region includes:
- a CDS encoding DUF5658 family protein, which yields MSESDPSGIDAPTGTDPPASPQTDGDGVGDLADSKEARERWMHRDDEFLLEEDREYVLRDEGRSWWGYVSSVLFGAVVALMVGDVVTTGFGMAMGLEEVNPVASAVLAEAGLAGLVLLKAMAAVVLVVLPGVTGNARRTFRAGGAVYLLAGLLVVVGNAWAILAVA from the coding sequence GTGTCCGAGAGCGACCCGTCCGGAATCGACGCCCCGACGGGCACCGACCCGCCCGCGAGTCCTCAGACCGACGGCGACGGAGTGGGCGACCTCGCGGACTCGAAAGAGGCCCGCGAGCGGTGGATGCACCGGGACGACGAGTTCCTGCTAGAGGAAGACCGCGAGTACGTCCTCCGCGACGAGGGACGGTCGTGGTGGGGGTACGTCTCGTCGGTCCTGTTCGGCGCAGTCGTCGCGCTGATGGTCGGCGACGTGGTAACCACGGGGTTCGGGATGGCGATGGGACTCGAAGAGGTCAACCCGGTCGCCTCGGCGGTCCTCGCGGAAGCAGGGTTGGCCGGTCTCGTCCTCCTGAAGGCGATGGCCGCGGTCGTCCTCGTCGTCCTGCCGGGCGTGACCGGCAACGCCCGCCGGACGTTCCGCGCCGGGGGCGCGGTCTACCTCCTCGCGGGCTTGCTCGTCGTCGTCGGCAACGCGTGGGCTATCCTCGCCGTCGCGTAG
- a CDS encoding mechanosensitive ion channel family protein: MVEPLPVLERLLGDAGYAMALTQAIYFVVSFLTVYFVGRATVVPLVGRFLDRRDLDRHAKTPLLKLTKFGVVFVAVSVAFGFADYGNFLTSLATIAAAATLAIGLATQDVIKNFVSGVFIYTDKPFKIGDWVEWDGGSYSGIVEDIGLRVTRVRTFDNELLTVPNSQLTDGVIKNPVEGDRLRLKFLFGIGYDDDIDRATEIIVEEAEDHPDVLDDPAPSVRLTELGDSSVGLQSRVWIADPSRSDYVKTRGEYVTAVKERFDAEGIDIPYPNRTLGGGLELTNVEGTVEAADD; encoded by the coding sequence ATGGTCGAACCGCTTCCGGTCTTGGAGCGACTCCTCGGCGACGCTGGCTACGCGATGGCCCTGACCCAAGCCATCTACTTCGTCGTCTCGTTTCTGACGGTCTACTTCGTCGGCCGGGCGACGGTAGTTCCGCTGGTCGGCCGATTTCTAGACCGGCGGGACCTCGACAGACACGCCAAGACGCCACTGTTGAAGTTGACCAAGTTCGGCGTCGTGTTCGTCGCCGTCTCGGTCGCGTTCGGGTTCGCCGACTACGGCAACTTCCTGACCTCGCTGGCGACCATCGCGGCGGCGGCCACCCTCGCCATCGGTCTGGCCACGCAGGATGTCATCAAGAACTTCGTCTCGGGCGTGTTCATCTACACCGACAAACCCTTCAAAATCGGCGACTGGGTGGAGTGGGACGGCGGTAGCTACTCGGGCATCGTGGAGGACATCGGCCTGCGCGTGACTCGGGTCCGTACCTTCGACAACGAACTGCTGACGGTGCCGAACTCCCAACTCACCGACGGCGTTATCAAGAACCCCGTCGAGGGCGACCGACTCCGCCTGAAGTTCCTGTTCGGCATCGGCTACGACGACGACATCGACCGCGCCACCGAGATTATCGTCGAGGAAGCCGAGGACCACCCCGACGTGCTGGACGACCCCGCGCCCTCGGTCCGACTCACCGAACTCGGCGACTCGTCGGTGGGTCTCCAGTCGCGCGTCTGGATAGCCGACCCCTCCCGAAGCGACTACGTGAAGACCCGCGGCGAGTACGTCACCGCGGTCAAAGAGCGGTTCGACGCCGAGGGCATCGACATCCCCTACCCCAATCGGACGCTCGGCGGCGGACTGGAGTTGACGAACGTCGAAGGGACGGTCGAAGCCGCGGACGACTAG
- a CDS encoding YhbY family RNA-binding protein, which produces MTDEDLRKQAHDLDVTVWVGKAGIESVTDELANQLGDRELVKVKFLRAARGGTSTEELADQLADRVDADLVETRGNTAVLH; this is translated from the coding sequence ATGACCGACGAAGACCTTCGCAAGCAGGCCCACGACCTCGACGTGACCGTCTGGGTCGGCAAGGCCGGTATCGAATCCGTCACCGACGAACTCGCCAACCAACTCGGCGACCGCGAACTCGTGAAGGTGAAGTTCCTCCGGGCCGCCCGCGGCGGAACGTCCACCGAGGAACTCGCCGACCAACTGGCCGACCGGGTAGACGCCGACCTCGTGGAGACGCGTGGTAACACGGCCGTCCTCCACTGA
- a CDS encoding ribonuclease P protein component 4: MNIAEERIERLASLAREATAECHDDRAREYVRLARRLAERNRVSLPEQFKRFTCDACDSYLRPGKNARVRLQSGHVVLTCDCGEQKRHPYDS, encoded by the coding sequence ATGAACATCGCCGAAGAGCGCATCGAGCGTCTCGCCTCGCTCGCCCGCGAAGCAACCGCCGAGTGTCACGACGACCGCGCCCGCGAGTACGTCCGCCTCGCGCGCAGACTCGCCGAACGAAACCGCGTCTCGCTCCCCGAGCAGTTCAAGCGGTTCACCTGCGACGCCTGCGATAGCTACCTCCGACCCGGAAAGAACGCCCGCGTCAGGCTTCAGAGCGGCCACGTCGTCCTCACCTGCGACTGCGGCGAACAGAAGCGACACCCCTACGACTCCTGA
- a CDS encoding glycosyltransferase family 4 protein, whose protein sequence is MKVSHYFEWEEYITGGHAQSVDNQRKIMDRHGVEYTTRPTLDADLLHLNNMGPKSLYYAKQARRADVPVLVHTHQTAEDFEESFAFSNLLAKPMKPYLRYAYSLADHLVCPSEYNRRVVEEYADAPKTVISNGFDPEKVEGYDDEDLRETYLDRYDLDPPVVFNVGHVIKRKGLEAFVETAHEMPELDFVWFGYLNPAGGELDRFLKSRDTKRLVESAPDNCQFTGYVEDIEGAFAAGDVFFWPSKNENEGIALLEAMSCGKPLVIRDIPTYDWLDDGTHCLKASGAVGDFAASLDRLRDLDLREQLGHAAAEKSREFELDAIGDDLVSLYRELAR, encoded by the coding sequence ATGAAGGTGAGCCACTACTTCGAGTGGGAGGAGTACATCACCGGCGGCCACGCCCAGTCGGTGGACAACCAGCGCAAGATTATGGACCGCCACGGCGTCGAGTACACGACGAGACCGACGCTCGACGCCGACCTGCTCCACCTCAACAACATGGGTCCGAAGTCCCTCTACTACGCGAAGCAGGCCCGACGCGCCGACGTTCCCGTCCTCGTCCACACCCACCAGACCGCCGAGGACTTCGAGGAGAGTTTCGCGTTCTCGAACCTCCTCGCCAAGCCGATGAAGCCCTACCTCCGGTACGCCTACTCGCTGGCCGACCATCTGGTCTGTCCCTCCGAGTACAACCGTCGGGTCGTAGAGGAGTACGCCGACGCGCCCAAGACCGTCATCAGCAACGGCTTCGACCCCGAGAAGGTCGAGGGCTACGACGACGAGGACCTGCGCGAGACGTATCTGGACCGCTACGACCTCGACCCGCCGGTCGTGTTCAACGTTGGCCACGTCATCAAGCGGAAGGGACTGGAAGCGTTCGTGGAGACGGCCCACGAGATGCCCGAACTCGACTTCGTGTGGTTCGGCTACCTCAATCCCGCGGGCGGCGAGTTAGACCGGTTCCTCAAGAGCAGAGACACCAAACGTCTGGTCGAGAGCGCGCCCGACAACTGCCAGTTCACGGGCTACGTCGAGGACATAGAAGGAGCGTTCGCGGCCGGGGACGTGTTCTTCTGGCCCTCGAAGAACGAGAACGAGGGCATCGCCCTGCTGGAAGCGATGTCCTGCGGCAAGCCCCTCGTGATTCGAGACATTCCGACCTACGACTGGTTGGACGACGGGACTCACTGCCTGAAAGCGAGCGGTGCCGTCGGGGATTTCGCCGCCTCGCTGGACCGACTCCGGGACCTCGACCTGCGCGAGCAGTTGGGCCACGCCGCCGCCGAGAAGAGCCGAGAGTTCGAACTCGACGCGATAGGTGACGACCTCGTGTCACTCTACCGCGAGTTAGCGCGGTAG